Part of the Triplophysa dalaica isolate WHDGS20190420 chromosome 23, ASM1584641v1, whole genome shotgun sequence genome is shown below.
CAATCTTTACTTTGTAGGGCACTTGAACTGTGTACTCAAAGTTATCCTTTTCTTCAACATCTTGCTTGTGTTTCTCCAGAGCTTCTTTAGTCTGCTTCAGCTCATTTTGTTTCAGTTCTATCTCTTGAACACGTGATTGGAGATTAGCGATGTTTGCCTCCAGCTGTTTTCGATGTTTCAGCACTTGTTGAGTCAAATTTAAGgtttttgtattgattttgtCAAGAAACTTAAAAAACTGTGCCACTCCTCTATTACTGAGATTCCATGATTGTTCCTGGGTTGTTTGATATTCTTCTTCAAGAGTCTCTGACTGACAGTTGTCAAACAGAAAATAGATGGGCTGGTTCTTCTCATTTACAGCACACTTGACTTTAGCTTCTTTGACGGCTGTCAGAGCTTTGTTAGGAGGAAGCCCATTTGAGTGTGTGAAGAGtaacacaatgttttctttaatatctTTACCAAATAAAGACTGAACAGCATCAAATATGTACTGTTGTCTGTCAGTGAGTCGAGTTTGATCTGCTTTAATCACAAGACAAACAGCATTGATTTGCTGGACCAAATGATCAGATTTACATAAATGCTGTAAACTCCTGGCGATCTCTTTATCATGACCAGTACCACGAGTATCTCCATATCCTGGTGTGTCAATGATTGTTAGGTCGACTGAACTCTCTGGTATATAAACACCATAGACAGTGATGATGGAGGTCTGACTGTGAGCTGATGTTCTGTCACTCTGATCATCTGTGATCTCAATCCAGATCTTGTCTTCTCTCTGAACACCACACGTGTAGTTGATCATAGTGTTGATGAGGGTTGTTTTTCCAGTGCCTGTTTCTCCCACAATCAGAATGATTTGATGAGCTTTCTCTGGGTCTCTTTTACCAATGATGATTTTTCTGTATGACTCAGATTGATTCTGATTATCTGTTGTTGTTTGCAGACGATATCGAGCAGGATTTCCATCTTCAATTAGGATGCTTTTCTTGATGAGCTCATCCGTTTTGCACAGTTCTCCAGAAGTATTTGCTCTGTAGTGTTAaatcaaaaacatacacaatttTCTTAACAAAGCTCATCAGATCgtaatttatgtgtttataaccTCATAATCATATACAGTTGCAGTCAAAAGCTTAAATACACTGCAGAATCTTGAAAATGTTgcaaatttagaaaaaataaaaggattatgtttttaattaggCACTGCCCTCAACaagttatttacataaaatatgtttacatataaTATCACCAACTAATAACtatatttgcaaaaatatgccaattcaaaaataaaaaaaaaacatttatttcatactgacatcttcccatttaaaattcttagatttttgtaaaatatttcaataaaaagtcCAAAGGATAAACGATGCAGATAAATCTTCACAGCCTTCCTTGATCATATTTAGTTGAATCATTTTAAGCACAAATAGATATTTTTGCGCTCtctttttataattcaaatataattaTGTTACACTGTGTATGAAGCCTGTTCGAATTTGTTTCCCGTAGCTGCCAGCTTTAGGCACAAATGCTGCCTCCGAAATAATTGCCTATTGCCTTTCAGgaccaataaaatatttaaaaacgacaatattttttatgtatagcTATCAAAagctatgaaaataaaatgggtTGTATTTACCACCATCCAGAATAATGTTATACTGCGAGGTTCTGACCCTTTATAAGGGACCCCCCATAAGAAGCAAAGAATAGACTTGGGGATCCCTcagatacatttatttcagaaaatataCTTCAATAATGAAAATCAGATGGGTTTTGTGCTGATAAAATTGTGTAAACTGTTTACTAATTATTTTctgttacatttttgtgtttttgatgtgTTATGGAGtctaatatttttacatttgtgcaaTAAAAACTATTCAAAGTTTGCtttcaagacattttttttaatctcgtGCTGGGGACCCCCATAGAATTGACTCAATTTGAGCATTTCACTTTAGCCTACACTGTAACTTGTGTTCTATCaaacttttcataaaacaaacaatgcgtaaataattatttttaaagatctaTCAATAAATAGTAATTTCTTTtgttacatttgaaatgaaatgttacaaatgtattttatttactttattttcagcATTCTCCTTTTTTACTTTGGAGAGATCAATTGAGGTCAGAGAAGACATAAAAATGAACACAGTCCAACTGCGGTCAAATCAGCGAGCTCCACACACAGCACAAAGCAAACTAACTGCTGTGCAACTTTGCTTCTAACCACAGGTGCAGAGCTGCTGTTCTAACCACACACTCGTTTGTAAAGCAGTTTGCAGA
Proteins encoded:
- the LOC130412955 gene encoding uncharacterized protein LOC130412955, giving the protein MSANTSGELCKTDELIKKSILIEDGNPARYRLQTTTDNQNQSESYRKIIIGKRDPEKAHQIILIVGETGTGKTTLINTMINYTCGVQREDKIWIEITDDQSDRTSAHSQTSIITVYGVYIPESSVDLTIIDTPGYGDTRGTGHDKEIARSLQHLCKSDHLVQQINAVCLVIKADQTRLTDRQQYIFDAVQSLFGKDIKENIVLLFTHSNGLPPNKALTAVKEAKVKCAVNEKNQPIYFLFDNCQSETLEEEYQTTQEQSWNLSNRGVAQFFKFLDKINTKTLNLTQQVLKHRKQLEANIANLQSRVQEIELKQNELKQTKEALEKHKQDVEEKDNFEYTVQVPYKVKIDINRAAAKKALLCTVCEENCHYPGCWWVTNLAWCEVMRKKYCTVCTNKCHYSKHVKEGKIYAVKSREEKMTYEDLKKKYENKMSDYESLVNKLKDEVHELEKDKLKLLIEAYHSVESLEMIALNTGSLFILQHIDFLIEKLKEIKEPEKAEHLENIKKITNQESLANMKKITKK